A region of the Brienomyrus brachyistius isolate T26 chromosome 10, BBRACH_0.4, whole genome shotgun sequence genome:
AAGTACGGCGAGTTGGTGTTAGAGAAAGAGCTGGATCGTGAACAGCAGCAGGAAGTAGAATTATTACTTACCGCCACTGATGGTGGGACTCCGCAGAGATCTGGCACTGTGCTCATTCATGTTACCGTATTGGATGCTAACGATAATGTCCCAGCTTTTAGCCAAGCCGTGTATAAAGCCAGTCTGCCAGAGAATTCTCctttaaatactgtaatagtcaCCGTTAGTGCTACCGACGCAGATGATGGAGCCAATGGCGAAGTGTCCTATGAGCTCGGTCTTTTGACAgaggagcaaaaaaaaacattttatttggaTAGAAAGACGGGAGAAGTGAGGTTAACTGGGCGTATAGATTTTGAAGAGGAATCTAGCTTTGAAATGCGAATCCAAGCTAAAGATGGATCAGGACTTGCATCTCTTGCAAAAGTATTGATAGAAATCACCGATGTCAATGACAACGCccctgaaatatttattaagtcTCTAAACAACCCCATACCCGAAGACGCGTTACCTGGCACAGAAGTGGGCATCATTAACGTACAAGACAAGGACTCCGGAAGAAATCGACAAGTTCACTGTTCAATTAAAGAAAATACTTCTTTCAAGTTAATTCCATcggttaaaaattattattctcTGGTAACTTCTACTATACTTGACCGTGAAGTACAATCGAATGTTAACATTACGATTGTTGCAACCGACGAGGGTTCGCCACCGTTGTCTTCTTCTAAGACTGTGCAGTTTTCTATATCCGATGTAAATGACAATGTGCCAGTATTCAGTGAGCAAATGTACAACGCATACGTTTATGAAAACAACAAGGCTGGTTCATCCATTTGTGCGGTTACAGCCACAGACCCTGATTGGAAACAGAATGGCACGGTTGTCTACTCTCTTTTGCCGAGTGAGGTTAATGGTGTTCCAGTGGCATCGCTATTGTCCATTAACAGGGATACAGGTGTGATTCATGCTGTAAAATCATTTGATTATGAGCAGTTCAGAAGTTTCAAAGCCCATGTTATTGCTAGAGACAACGGTTCCCCTCCACATAGCAGTAACGTTACGGTAACCGTCTTCGTAACAGATCAGAATGATAACTCTCCACAGATACTATACCCTGATCCATCAGGAAGCTCCTTCATGACTGAGATGGTCCCTAAAGCGGCTCATGGGGGCTCCCTAATTTCCAAGGTGATCGCTGTGGATGCTGACTCTGGGCAGAATGCGTGGCTCTCCTATCAAATTATGAAGGcaactgatcctggacttttTACTATTGGTTTCCATAGTGGAGAAATCAGAGCGCAGCGGGACTTTGCTGAATCGGATAGCATGAAGCAGAACCTTCTTGTTTTAGTAAAAGATAACGGACAGCCGTCACTTTCTACTACATGTACCATACATTTACTTATTTCTGATAATATAGCTGAGATTCCAGAACTAAAGGACCTTTCTCGCGAGGATAGTAATTCAAAATTAACATCGTATCTGATTATTGCACTGGTTTCTGTTTCCACCTTTTTCATTGCTTTTATGATTCTCATTTTGGCCTTGAAGTTTTGCtgcatgagaaaaccagcacTGATGTTTGACGGCGCAGTCGCCATCCCCAGTGCATATTTCCCTCCCAACTACGCAGAAGTGGATGGAGCAGGAACTCTGCGCAGTTCATACAATTATGATACGTACTTAACTACTGGCTCTCGCACCAGCGACTTCAAATTTATTACATCGTACAATGATGACACTCACCTGGCAGACCAAACTCTGAAGAGCCCAAATGAAATCCCCGAGACAGAGGTAAGGGAACAGTGCGCTGGACCAACCGTTTATATTTCTCAGTAAGTCGTACTTATAGAATTACATCttatatttaataatatattattagCGCATCATTAATTAGTTATCTGTGCTAATCAAAGCTAAtcatttagtttttttcttAAATGTATGTTTGTTCTTTCGGGTTATACTTTTCAGAAGTAGAGTTGAACAAATTAAATTAGCACATGAATATCATTTAAATTTCTAAATTTAAATTAGGGTAGCGTCTATCTCTATAGCTTAACCTGAGCTGAGTCGCAGAAAAGGCCTGCCGGCCTGCTCATGCAGTACAGGCCACAAGGCAGCGTACACCCCAGGTGAGCAGTGGCTTGGATGACAAGCAATTACAAATCAGTTATTGATTATTTGTGTATAGAATTTGAGTAAAATTTAAATAGTGTTATATATTGTGTAATTCACCCTACTTTATATTGATTAATTAAATTTCACTCTTAAAGCTGAGCTGacaataagaaataaaaaagactgttatttaattatatttctcTTGTGGTgaaattaatttgttttatcCAAGGAATGATTTAACTAATGTAAATAAATTTGCCATACAAATATTTTGACTCTTAAAAGAACAGCTGTATTGATTGCAAAACATTATTTTTTGCATTctaaaatttcattttcttcTTCTGTCAAGTATGTTTAATTTGATCATTAGTGAGACATAATCACACTTAAGATACTGGCACAGGAGCTTAAAAATGTGCGTAATTTCCTCTAGGGCTGAGTATTTGGCTTCCATCTCTGTTCCTTGTATTTCacgtttgcattttctccccatgCTGGAGGATTTCTCTTAATACTGCTGTTTGAACATACTTGCTCCCATTGGAACATGATcactgcagtttgaacatacTTGTTCCTGTTTCAACATGACCACTGTGTACCATGCCATGAACTGGCGTCCCTCCCAGGGTGTTCTTTTTTGTCTGAGATGGGCTTCCGCCCCCCATACACTGTTATGTCATCAATGAAGGGGTGATGGATgatgatggacagatggatggataatcattGATAAATTGTTAATAAATATTCTTTTTTGTGGTTTATGGTAGGGTGTTGACCCCGGTGAACACTTTTGAAATAGCTAcagttgttttttgcaatataaATGTTTCCTATATAGTACACTTATTATTGCAATATCCAGAATTTGTTATTGAATATAGATGATTTACTCACACTTGCAAATCGTACTGTTAACGTCATTTTCCGTACCACTCTAATAACGGGAATATTTGTTGTTCATAATAATTGATGTTATTCATTCACTGGGTCTTAAACTGCTAGATTTTATGTTATTCCCAGTGTTACAGTGTTTTCTGAACTGGTTCCTGGTCTGCATTGTCTAACACAGTCCATGCCATTACAGACATTTAAAATTACAACTTGACATTTTGACTAACTTTAAAGTCAGATATTTGAGTTACATGAATAATGGCTTTGTAGTCAGTGATTGCCATAACTAGTATAAAATAAGTACTGCAATAAGTATAAATTTGCACTGTCCTGATAAGAAATTGTCTTGCTTATTACTTTGTGCAGTGAGTACTTACTTGCTTACCAGTGCTGTTTATAGGCCTAGTTTAGTCCTGTTTATAGGCCTAGTTTAGTCCTCTTCTTTGAGTTTAGTAcagaactttttttaaaaagaattatATCACCATTTTATTTAACAATAGGCAACAACTATTATAACGCACTAAAAAGTAATGCTATGCCCTCAAACCAATGCTTTGATTTTAATCATGTTGTGCTTGCAGTTATCAGTCCATTTAGGATAACTAAGAAAGAAGTTAAATATAAACGCACCATACATCGTAGGTTGCAAGGACCGGAACTAAGTATCAACAGagtaattttaaaatattacGCATGGTGTCGCTATTCACTTGCTATGGGAGTTTATACGCCACTCCTCCCCTCCAGTCTAATAAGCATAGCAATCGACGAGATATACCGCTGAACCGTCACCTTAACTGGCCTACTGTATGGATGGGTAGAATTAAATTCCTATAACTAAGGCATAGCTAAGTATATTCAACCGTGGACTtccatatagattttttttcaaaattttcTTAAGCTGGACTGTTTAACTTCGATGTTTAGAAACGTCTATCGATTAAAAACACAAATGGATTTACAAATCTTGCCGGGTGTGCGTCGGGAGTTGTGTCTTTTGGCCTGTCTCATGTTTGCGCTACCGCAATCTTTTGGGGATATGACTTATTCTCTGCCGGAGGAGATGAAACGTGGATCTGTGATTGGAAATATAGCAAAGGATTTAGGACTTGATTTGGAAAAAATGTCAACCCGCAAAGCCCGTGTGGATTATGAAGGTGGGAATCGACGTTACTGCGACATTAATCTAAGTACTGGAGATTTGATGGTGGTGGAGAGGATTGACAGAGAAGCGCTTTGCGGGAAGAAGACTTCTTGCGCTTTACAATATGAGCTTATTCTCGAAAATCCTTTGGAATTACATCGTTTTACTCTCCATGTTCTGGACATTAACGACAACTCTCCACTATTTAAAAAGGATCGAATTAATTTAGAAATCAGAGAATCCGCTCCTAAAGGGACTCGATTTCTTTTGGATGAGCCTCACGACGCAGATATTGGTCAGAATGCAGTTCAGTCGTACACATTACAAAGGAATGagcattttgttttaaatactCAAACAAACAGTGTTGGGGGAAGATATGGTGAAATTGTgttagaaaatgaactggatcGTGAAAAGCAAGAGGAGTTAACATTGGTACTTACCGCCCTTGATGGTGGTACACCACAGCGTTCTGGCACTGTAATTATACATGTCAAAGTCCTGGATGCGAACGATAATGTCCCCGTTTTTAGCCAAGCTGTCTATAAAGTCAGTCTGCCAGAAAATTCCCCTTTAGGCACTGTAGTT
Encoded here:
- the LOC125750548 gene encoding protocadherin gamma-A11-like isoform X48, producing MEYKGSLGTRGILYIFLHTLLGVLPTFGNVSYSVPEELKQGYVIGNIAKDLGLGIERLSLRKARLDSDGSRLRFCDINMNTGDLIAAERIDREALCGKKSLCTLQYELVLENPLELHMISLHILDINDNSPVFANDIIKLEIRESAIKGARFLLDEAHDADIGQNTVHTYTLQKNEYFVLDVQTNIDGGKYGELVLEKELDREQQQEVELLLTATDGGTPQRSGTVLIHVTVLDANDNVPAFSQAVYKASLPENSPLNTVIVTVSATDADDGANGEVSYELGLLTEEQKKTFYLDRKTGEVRLTGRIDFEEESSFEMRIQAKDGSGLASLAKVLIEITDVNDNAPEIFIKSLNNPIPEDALPGTEVGIINVQDKDSGRNRQVHCSIKENTSFKLIPSVKNYYSLVTSTILDREVQSNVNITIVATDEGSPPLSSSKTVQFSISDVNDNVPVFSEQMYNAYVYENNKAGSSICAVTATDPDWKQNGTVVYSLLPSEVNGVPVASLLSINRDTGVIHAVKSFDYEQFRSFKAHVIARDNGSPPHSSNVTVTVFVTDQNDNSPQILYPDPSGSSFMTEMVPKAAHGGSLISKVIAVDADSGQNAWLSYQIMKATDPGLFTIGFHSGEIRAQRDFAESDSMKQNLLVLVKDNGQPSLSTTCTIHLLISDNIAEIPELKDLSREDSNSKLTSYLIIALVSVSTFFIAFMILILALKFCCMRKPALMFDGAVAIPSAYFPPNYAEVDGAGTLRSSYNYDTYLTTGSRTSDFKFITSYNDDTHLADQTLKSPNEIPETEQKPPNTDWRFSQNQRPGPSGAGVPPEGAVGTGPWPNPPTEAEQLQALMAAANEVSEATATLGPGTMGLSTRYSPQFTLQHVPDYRQNVYIPGSTATLTANPQQQALPPPQAQAPPPTQAEPPKAAQTPASKKKSAKKEKK
- the LOC125750548 gene encoding protocadherin beta-16-like isoform X36; the protein is MEYKGSLGTRGILYIFLHTLLGVLPTFGNVSYSVPEELKQGYVIGNIAKDLGLGIERLSLRKARLDSDGSRLRFCDINMNTGDLIAAERIDREALCGKKSLCTLQYELVLENPLELHMISLHILDINDNSPVFANDIIKLEIRESAIKGARFLLDEAHDADIGQNTVHTYTLQKNEYFVLDVQTNIDGGKYGELVLEKELDREQQQEVELLLTATDGGTPQRSGTVLIHVTVLDANDNVPAFSQAVYKASLPENSPLNTVIVTVSATDADDGANGEVSYELGLLTEEQKKTFYLDRKTGEVRLTGRIDFEEESSFEMRIQAKDGSGLASLAKVLIEITDVNDNAPEIFIKSLNNPIPEDALPGTEVGIINVQDKDSGRNRQVHCSIKENTSFKLIPSVKNYYSLVTSTILDREVQSNVNITIVATDEGSPPLSSSKTVQFSISDVNDNVPVFSEQMYNAYVYENNKAGSSICAVTATDPDWKQNGTVVYSLLPSEVNGVPVASLLSINRDTGVIHAVKSFDYEQFRSFKAHVIARDNGSPPHSSNVTVTVFVTDQNDNSPQILYPDPSGSSFMTEMVPKAAHGGSLISKVIAVDADSGQNAWLSYQIMKATDPGLFTIGFHSGEIRAQRDFAESDSMKQNLLVLVKDNGQPSLSTTCTIHLLISDNIAEIPELKDLSREDSNSKLTSYLIIALVSVSTFFIAFMILILALKFCCMRKPALMFDGAVAIPSAYFPPNYAEVDGAGTLRSSYNYDTYLTTGSRTSDFKFITSYNDDTHLADQTLKSPNEIPETEQKPPNTDWRFSQNQRPGPSGCSKLESAELRWTSNKRTRAGVPPEGAVGTGPWPNPPTEAEQLQALMAAANEVSEATATLGPGTMGLSTRYSPQFTLQHVPDYRQNVYIPGSTATLTANPQQQALPPPQAQAPPPTQAEPPKAAQTPASKKKSAKKEKK